TCTGGGTGCTGATCATCGTCATGGCGGCGATCGATTCGACGCGGGTCTACCGCATCGGCCGCGCGGTGGCGCTCGACGTCAGCGTCATGGATTTCGTCGAGGCCGCCTGGCTCAGGGGCGAGGGAAAACTCTGGATCATCTTCCGCGAGATCCTGCCCAACACGCTGGCGCCGCTGCTCGGCGAATTCGGGCTGCGCTTCGCCTTCTCGATCCTGTTCCTGTCGACGCTCTCCTTCCTCGGTCTCGGCATCCAGCCGCCGGTCGCCGACTGGGGCGGCATGGTCAAGGACAACAAGGAAGGCATCATCTTCGGCGTGTCGGCGGCGCTGGTTCCAGGTGGCGCAATCGCGTTTCTCGTGGTGTGCGTGAACCTGGTCGTCGACTGGCTGATCGACACCACGGCGAGCCTGAAGGGCGCGCGCGGCGATGTCTGAGATGCTTTCCGTCCGCAACCTTCGCATCGAGGTCACGGCGCACCAGCCCGATGGCTCGAAGACTGAAATGATACTGGTGGACGATGTCTCCTTCGATGTCGGCAAGGGCAAGGTTCTGGGACTCATCGGCGAGTCCGGCGCCGGGAAATCGACGATCGGCCTGTCGGCGCTGGCCTATGGGCGCGGCGGTGTTCGCATAACCGGTGGCCAGATCCTGCTTGACGGCACGGATATCGCCAGGCTCGGCACGAGCGGCATCCGCGCGGTGCGTGGCGCGCGTGTCAGCTACGTCGCCCAATCGGCGGCGGCGGCATTCAATCCCGCGCACAAGCTCGGACGGCAAGTGATCGAGGCCACGATCCGGCACGGCATCATGACTGTCGCGGAAGCAAGGAAGCGGGCTGCCTACCTGTTTGGCGTGCTCGGCCTTCCCGATCCCGACATTTTCGGCGAGCGCTACCCGCACCAGGTTTCCGGCGGCCAGCTTCAACGCGCCATGACCGCGATGGCGCTATGCCCAAGCCCCGAGCTGATCGTCTTCGACGAGCCGACCACGGCGCTCGACGTGACCACGCAGATCGAGGTGCTGGCCGCGATCAAGCACGCCATCGCCGAGACGCACACGGCCGCGCTCTACATCACGCATGATCTCGCTGTCGTGGCGCAGATCTCCGACGACATAATGGTGCTGCGCCACGGCAAGACGGTCGAGTACGGCGCAACCCGCCAGATCATCGAGGCGCCGCGCGAGGATTATACAAAGGCACTGGTCAGCATTCGCCAGACCAAGCGCGAGGAGAAGAGAGAGACAGGGGGCGTGCTGTTGCGCGCCGACGGGATCAGCGCCGGCTATGCCGGACTGAACGTGCTGCACGATGTCTCGCTGGTTCTTTCCAAGGGACAGACGCTCGCCGTTGTCGGCGAATCCGGCTCCGGCAAATCGACGCTCGCGCGCGTCATCACCGGGCTGCTGCCGCCTGCGGCGGGTACGATCTCCTTCGACGGGAAAGTGCTGCCGGCGGCGCGCAAGGACCGCCAGCGCGAGCAGCTGCGCCGCATCCAGATGATCTACCAGATGGCCGACACCGCGATGAACCCGCGCCAGAAGATCCGCGACATCATCGGACGGCCGCTGACGCTCTATTTCGGCATGCATGGCAAGGCCAAGACCGAGCGGGTTGGGGAATTGTTGGACCAGATCGAGATGGGACCGCAGTTCCTCGATCGTTATCCAGCCGAGCTATCCGGCGGCCAGAAACAGCGCGTCGCCATCGCCAGGGCGCTCGCCGCGAAACCAGAGCTGATCCTGTGCGACGAGCCGACATCCGCGCTTGATCCGCTTGTGGCCGAGGGAATCCTCAAGCTTCTGATGCGACTGCAAGACGAGACGGCGGTCTCCTACCTGTTCATCACCCACGACATCGCCATCGTGCGCGCCATCGCCGACAGGGTCGCGGTCATGCATCGCGGCCATGTGGTTCGCGAGGGCGTCAAGGTGACGGTGCTTTCGCCGCCCTTCGACGATTACACCGACCTCCTGCTGAGGTCGGTTCCGGAAATGGAAGTTGGTTGGCTGGAGCGTGTGCTGGAAGGCCGGCGCACCACAGCGACCAGGGAAATGGAGAGATCATGACAGACACCGCCATCAGCGAACGCGCCCGCAAACTCTATGCCGACGCGCTCATCTGGGACACGCATTCCGGCTTCATGCCCGACCCGGCCGCCGATCTCAACAATCTGCGGATCTGGCGCGACGCCGGCATCAACTACCTCTCGATCGATGTCGGCTTCGACCTGATGCCGTGGCAGAACACGGTCAAGACGCTGGCTGCCTTCCGCAGATGGGTTCTTGCCCATCCCGATCACTACCGGCTGGTGACGAATGTCGACGAGATCGTCGAGGCCAAGGCCCAGGGCAAGCTGGCCATCACCTTCGACATCGAGGGCATGAACGCGCTCGACGGCCGCATCGAGATGGTCGAGTTCTACCATCATCTCGGCGTGCGCCAGATGCTGTTCGCCTACAATCGCAACACGCTGGCCGGCGGCGGCTGCCATGACGACGACACCGGCCTCACCGCCTTCGGCAGGCAGGTGATCGACGAGATGAACCGGCTCGGCATGTTCGTCGACGTGACCCATTGCGGCCATCGCACCTCGATGGAGGTGATGGAATATTCGAACCAGCCGGTGATCTTCTCGCACTCCAACGCCAAGGCGCTGGCCGGCCATGGCCGCAACATCGCCGATGACCAGATCCGGGCCTGCGCCAAGACCGGCGGCGTCGTCGGCATCGTCGGCATCAACTTCTTCCTCGGCGACGACAATGCCACGTCGGAACGGCTGGCTGACCATGTCGACCATCTGCTCGACGTCGCCGGGCCCGACCATGTCGGCATCGGCCTCGACTTCGCCTTCCCGGTGGACATGGAAGGCATCGACGAGATCATCGCCAACAATCCTCAGTTCTGGCCCAAGAACGAAGGCTATGGCGCCAAGCCGACTGTCTACGCCAAGCCGGCCCAGCTTGCCGAGATGACCGAGATCCTGCTCAAGCGGGGACATTCGGACCAGACCGTCGTCAAGGTGCTGGGACAGAACTTCTTCAACCTGGCGAAAAAGGTCTGGAAATAGCCTTTTCTGCTCCCGCGACGCCACCGTCATTCTTGCGCCCCCCAGGCATGACTCCAAAAATTTGAACCTCTCAACCAGGCACAGGAAACAGCGATGACAAAACCAGGAGAAGGACTTCTCGGCATGGACCTGACGGCGAACCGCCGCGATTTTCTACGGGGGACCATCGGCGCCGGCATCATGCTTAGCAGCCTTGGCGCGGCCCAGGCGCAAACGCAGACCCCGGTGAAGGGCGGCCATCTGAAGCTCGGCTTGGACGGCGGATCGACCACCGAGTCGCTCGATCCCGCGACCTATCTCAGCTACGTCACGATGACGCTTTCGCGCAGCTTCGGTGATCATCTGGTCGAAAGCGATCCGCTGACCGGCAAGCCCGTGCCGTCGATCGCGGAAAGCTGGGAAGCGAAGGACAATTCCAAGACCTGGACGTTCAAGATCCGCAATGACGTCGAATTCCACAACGGCAAGAAGCTGACCGTCGACGACGTCGTCAAGACCTTGCAGCGCCACAGCGATTCCAAGTCGCGCTCCGGCGCGCTCGGCTTCCTGACCTCCATCACCTCGATCGAGGGCCACGGCAATGAGCTTGTCGTCAAGCTCGCCGAGAGCAATGTCGACCTGCCGCTGATCTTCACCGCCTATCACCTGGTGATCCAGCCGAACGGCGGCTACGACAACCCGACCGAGGGCGTCGGCACCGGCCCCTACAAGCTCGTCAGCTTCG
The nucleotide sequence above comes from Mesorhizobium shangrilense. Encoded proteins:
- a CDS encoding ABC transporter permease, producing MRLRSMPISARIGSAGILLVVACAILAPLIAPHSESAVVGEVWAPMGGDFLLGTDNLGRDLLSRLMFGARATLFVALAATVLSFSIGMILSFTAVVTGGVVDQILSRLNDLLMSIPALIFALIVLAVLPQNIWVLIIVMAAIDSTRVYRIGRAVALDVSVMDFVEAAWLRGEGKLWIIFREILPNTLAPLLGEFGLRFAFSILFLSTLSFLGLGIQPPVADWGGMVKDNKEGIIFGVSAALVPGGAIAFLVVCVNLVVDWLIDTTASLKGARGDV
- a CDS encoding ABC transporter ATP-binding protein, which gives rise to MSEMLSVRNLRIEVTAHQPDGSKTEMILVDDVSFDVGKGKVLGLIGESGAGKSTIGLSALAYGRGGVRITGGQILLDGTDIARLGTSGIRAVRGARVSYVAQSAAAAFNPAHKLGRQVIEATIRHGIMTVAEARKRAAYLFGVLGLPDPDIFGERYPHQVSGGQLQRAMTAMALCPSPELIVFDEPTTALDVTTQIEVLAAIKHAIAETHTAALYITHDLAVVAQISDDIMVLRHGKTVEYGATRQIIEAPREDYTKALVSIRQTKREEKRETGGVLLRADGISAGYAGLNVLHDVSLVLSKGQTLAVVGESGSGKSTLARVITGLLPPAAGTISFDGKVLPAARKDRQREQLRRIQMIYQMADTAMNPRQKIRDIIGRPLTLYFGMHGKAKTERVGELLDQIEMGPQFLDRYPAELSGGQKQRVAIARALAAKPELILCDEPTSALDPLVAEGILKLLMRLQDETAVSYLFITHDIAIVRAIADRVAVMHRGHVVREGVKVTVLSPPFDDYTDLLLRSVPEMEVGWLERVLEGRRTTATREMERS
- a CDS encoding dipeptidase; this encodes MTDTAISERARKLYADALIWDTHSGFMPDPAADLNNLRIWRDAGINYLSIDVGFDLMPWQNTVKTLAAFRRWVLAHPDHYRLVTNVDEIVEAKAQGKLAITFDIEGMNALDGRIEMVEFYHHLGVRQMLFAYNRNTLAGGGCHDDDTGLTAFGRQVIDEMNRLGMFVDVTHCGHRTSMEVMEYSNQPVIFSHSNAKALAGHGRNIADDQIRACAKTGGVVGIVGINFFLGDDNATSERLADHVDHLLDVAGPDHVGIGLDFAFPVDMEGIDEIIANNPQFWPKNEGYGAKPTVYAKPAQLAEMTEILLKRGHSDQTVVKVLGQNFFNLAKKVWK